A stretch of Sulfurimonas xiamenensis DNA encodes these proteins:
- a CDS encoding 4-hydroxy-3-methylbut-2-enyl diphosphate reductase, which yields MKIELAESYGFCFGVKRAIKIAEENKNSATYGPLIHNSKEIERLEKDYNVGLTDSHKSFSSGDKAVIRTHGIPKNELEELKAKNVNVVDATCPYVTKPQQICQEMSEQGYDIIIFGDEAHPEIKGVKSYATYGARVVTSPKELENLKLKEKIALVAQTTRRVEDYLEIANYLIPRHKEVRVFNTICNATFENQEAVRKISKKADIMIIIGGKNSSNTKQLFSISQDNCKDSYHIEDEKDLDFSWFKGKQFCGISAGASTPDWIIQNVVDAIEKNQ from the coding sequence ATGAAAATTGAATTAGCTGAGAGTTATGGATTTTGCTTTGGTGTCAAACGCGCAATAAAGATTGCTGAAGAGAATAAAAATTCTGCTACATATGGACCTTTAATCCATAACTCCAAAGAGATAGAAAGACTTGAAAAAGATTATAATGTTGGTTTGACAGATAGTCATAAAAGTTTTTCTTCAGGTGATAAAGCAGTTATTCGTACGCATGGCATACCAAAAAATGAGCTAGAAGAGCTTAAAGCAAAGAATGTAAATGTAGTAGATGCAACCTGTCCTTATGTAACAAAACCGCAGCAGATTTGCCAAGAGATGAGTGAGCAGGGTTATGATATTATTATTTTTGGTGATGAAGCTCATCCGGAGATAAAAGGTGTTAAAAGTTATGCAACTTACGGAGCTAGAGTCGTTACATCGCCAAAAGAGTTGGAAAATTTAAAGCTAAAAGAGAAGATAGCTCTTGTAGCTCAAACAACCAGGCGCGTAGAAGATTATTTAGAAATTGCAAATTATCTTATACCAAGACATAAAGAGGTAAGAGTTTTTAACACTATATGTAATGCTACTTTTGAAAACCAGGAAGCTGTTAGAAAAATCTCTAAAAAAGCAGATATTATGATAATTATCGGCGGAAAAAATTCATCAAATACAAAACAGCTCTTTAGCATTTCTCAAGACAACTGCAAAGACAGCTATCATATAGAAGATGAGAAAGATTTGGATTTTTCATGGTTTAAAGGGAAACAGTTTTGCGGTATAAGTGCAGGAGCATCTACTCCCGACTGGATTATTCAAAATGTTGTAGATGCTATTGAAAAAAATCAATAA
- a CDS encoding 30S ribosomal protein S1 → MAFDNESFEEEENFAEMFAASEKQQETSRIVEGEIVEIQADENRALVGVGDKLEGILSLDEISENGELKFNVGDKIKVMVTGYYNERPKISYKKVLEQQKTIDFIDEHKENFEDLVIEGVITKKNRGGYVVEADDVSFFMPRSLAAFKDSDDVIGRKIKAQVVKIDEDQNSIVVSRRKLFNDERKKKKEIIDKLMEEDTVVEGTIKKITSYGMFVDVGGVDGLVHYNEISYKGPVNPSKLYKEGDTVTVKAISYDKDKRHLSLSIKAVHPDPWEEVESELDEGDTITVTVSNVEAYGVFVDLGNDIEGFLHISEISWDKNVKNPNDYLKVGQEIDVEVIEINPKTHKLRVSLKRLLPKPFDEFVKNHKEGDIVTGTVTSLTDFGAFVRIDGVEGLLHNQDISWDKNVKCKDVLKTGDEVEVKIAKINPEDQKISLNRKALLESPIDAFAKTHKVNSIVTGTIRDIKDFGVFVSLEDGVDALIRDEDLSPLEKSDLEIGQEIEAAIAVIDTRRDRIRLSVKKLDYIKNKAILEEINDDESHSLGDLIKDKFK, encoded by the coding sequence ATGGCGTTCGATAACGAATCATTTGAAGAAGAAGAAAATTTTGCAGAGATGTTTGCTGCAAGTGAGAAGCAGCAAGAGACAAGTCGTATTGTAGAAGGTGAAATTGTTGAAATCCAAGCGGATGAAAACAGAGCATTAGTAGGTGTGGGTGATAAACTAGAAGGTATTCTTAGTTTAGATGAAATCAGCGAAAATGGCGAATTAAAGTTTAATGTTGGTGATAAAATTAAAGTAATGGTAACGGGATACTATAATGAGCGTCCTAAAATATCATATAAAAAAGTTCTAGAGCAACAAAAAACTATTGATTTTATTGATGAACACAAAGAAAACTTCGAAGATTTGGTTATTGAAGGTGTAATTACAAAGAAAAACCGCGGCGGTTATGTTGTAGAAGCAGATGATGTTTCATTTTTTATGCCTCGTTCACTTGCAGCTTTTAAAGATAGTGATGATGTCATTGGTCGTAAAATTAAAGCTCAAGTTGTTAAAATCGATGAAGATCAAAATTCTATTGTTGTATCTCGTCGTAAACTTTTCAATGATGAGCGTAAAAAGAAAAAAGAGATTATTGACAAGTTGATGGAAGAAGATACGGTTGTAGAAGGAACTATTAAAAAGATCACTAGCTATGGTATGTTTGTAGATGTAGGCGGCGTAGATGGTTTAGTTCATTATAATGAAATCAGCTATAAAGGTCCTGTTAATCCTTCAAAACTTTATAAAGAGGGTGATACAGTAACAGTTAAAGCTATATCTTATGATAAAGATAAAAGACATCTTTCACTCTCTATCAAAGCAGTTCATCCAGATCCATGGGAAGAGGTTGAGAGTGAGCTAGACGAAGGTGATACTATTACTGTAACTGTTTCAAATGTTGAAGCATACGGCGTATTTGTTGATCTAGGAAATGATATCGAAGGTTTCTTGCATATATCTGAAATCTCTTGGGATAAAAATGTTAAAAATCCTAATGATTATCTCAAAGTAGGTCAAGAGATTGATGTTGAAGTGATTGAAATCAATCCAAAGACACATAAACTTCGTGTTTCGTTAAAAAGATTATTACCAAAACCTTTTGATGAGTTTGTAAAAAACCATAAAGAAGGTGATATTGTGACAGGAACAGTTACATCACTAACAGATTTTGGTGCATTTGTTCGTATTGACGGTGTTGAAGGTCTTTTACACAATCAAGATATCTCTTGGGATAAAAATGTTAAATGTAAAGATGTTTTAAAAACCGGTGATGAAGTTGAAGTAAAGATTGCAAAAATTAATCCTGAAGATCAAAAAATATCTTTAAACAGAAAAGCACTCTTAGAGAGTCCTATTGATGCATTTGCTAAAACACATAAGGTGAATAGTATTGTAACAGGGACAATTCGTGATATCAAAGATTTTGGTGTTTTTGTATCTTTAGAAGATGGTGTTGATGCACTTATTCGTGATGAAGATCTTTCTCCGCTAGAAAAGAGTGATTTAGAGATAGGTCAAGAAATAGAAGCTGCAATAGCAGTGATAGATACTCGTCGTGACCGTATTCGTTTGTCTGTTAAAAAGCTTGATTATATAAAAAACAAAGCGATACTTGAAGAGATCAATGATGATGAATCACACTCTTTGGGTGATTTAATTAAAGATAAATTCAAATAA
- the serA gene encoding phosphoglycerate dehydrogenase: MQKHTIVVCDHIHEAGLEMLRNDESINFIMAADEDKVKLLDIIEDADVAITRSSTDVDEKFIAHAKKMKAIVRAGVGVDNVDIPGCSKEGIIVMNVPTANTIAAVELTMTHMLSCMRMFPYSHNHLKQDRVWKREKWYGYELKGKKLGVIGFGNIGSRVAKRAQAFEMEIIAYDPYINPSKVTDLNMTYTKDFKDILACDIITIHTPKNKETTNMISSAEIAKMKDGVVLINCARGGLYNEEALYAGLKSGKIRFAGIDVFMKEPATSHPLLELDNITVSPHLGANTYESQYNIGTQAAANAIAAAKGISYAHAMNLPIDESKIPSFVKPFLEMGQKIGFLESQLNKSQIVSIKVSGQGEIGKYIDSLATFVAVGAMSQISDDTINYVNADYIAQEKGIKIESEALQDSTVYKNLITIKLTTAEGGTTTIGATIFDDNIFRIVSIDGFDIEVALKGDMIILKNKDVPGVIGNIGSTLAKHSVNIADFSLARNEKKEALAVILVDNIINDVTLNELLEIEACISVQYARL; the protein is encoded by the coding sequence ATGCAAAAACATACTATAGTTGTTTGTGATCATATTCATGAAGCTGGTTTAGAGATGCTCCGTAATGATGAAAGTATAAATTTCATAATGGCGGCTGATGAAGATAAAGTTAAATTATTAGATATTATTGAAGATGCTGATGTAGCAATAACAAGAAGTTCAACTGATGTTGATGAAAAATTTATTGCACATGCTAAAAAAATGAAAGCAATTGTCCGCGCCGGCGTCGGTGTTGATAATGTAGATATTCCTGGATGTTCAAAAGAGGGAATTATTGTAATGAATGTTCCTACTGCAAACACTATTGCCGCTGTTGAACTTACTATGACGCACATGCTCTCTTGTATGAGAATGTTTCCATATTCACATAATCATCTAAAGCAAGATAGAGTATGGAAAAGAGAAAAATGGTATGGATATGAGCTAAAAGGTAAAAAGCTCGGCGTAATAGGTTTTGGTAATATAGGAAGTCGTGTAGCAAAAAGAGCACAAGCTTTTGAGATGGAAATTATTGCGTATGACCCATATATCAATCCATCAAAAGTTACAGACCTTAATATGACTTATACTAAGGATTTCAAAGATATCTTAGCATGTGATATTATTACTATCCATACGCCTAAAAACAAAGAAACTACGAATATGATAAGCAGTGCAGAGATTGCTAAAATGAAAGACGGTGTCGTTTTGATAAATTGTGCCAGAGGCGGCCTTTATAATGAAGAAGCACTTTATGCCGGTTTAAAAAGCGGTAAGATTCGTTTTGCAGGTATTGATGTATTTATGAAGGAGCCTGCAACGAGTCATCCTCTTCTTGAACTTGACAATATTACGGTTTCTCCTCATTTAGGTGCAAATACATATGAGTCTCAATACAATATCGGAACTCAAGCTGCTGCAAATGCTATTGCTGCAGCAAAAGGTATATCATATGCGCATGCTATGAATTTACCGATTGATGAGAGCAAAATTCCTTCATTTGTAAAGCCGTTTTTAGAGATGGGTCAAAAAATAGGTTTTTTAGAATCTCAGCTTAATAAATCTCAAATTGTTTCAATCAAAGTAAGCGGGCAGGGTGAAATCGGTAAATATATAGATTCTCTTGCTACTTTTGTTGCTGTCGGTGCTATGAGTCAGATTAGTGATGATACGATTAATTATGTAAATGCTGATTATATTGCACAGGAGAAGGGCATAAAGATAGAATCAGAAGCACTTCAAGATTCAACTGTTTATAAAAATTTAATTACTATAAAATTAACTACTGCAGAAGGCGGAACAACAACAATCGGTGCGACAATTTTTGATGATAATATTTTCAGAATTGTTTCAATTGACGGTTTTGATATAGAAGTGGCATTAAAAGGCGATATGATAATCCTTAAAAATAAAGATGTTCCCGGAGTAATAGGAAACATTGGCTCAACTTTAGCAAAACATAGTGTAAATATCGCTGACTTCTCGCTTGCAAGAAATGAGAAAAAAGAGGCTTTAGCTGTTATTTTAGTTGATAATATTATAAATGATGTTACGCTAAATGAGCTACTAGAGATTGAAGCTTGTATAAGTGTTCAATACGCTAGATTATAG
- a CDS encoding efflux RND transporter permease subunit codes for MFKKFQNAVFNGIQSPTKRKLILFATLMAFILSVLMIAPTKIVLAKMLPGKNNDTFTIYTTLAEGSSIQQTKEVTECVADFIKKEKEVQDFEVFLGMGAPLDFAGLIKGSHFKNSENVAEIVVNLSKKHNRDEPSYLMVQRMRPDIQKSCASIYDKTTISFVEPPAGPPVMAAIVAEIYGNDANGIRELSNRVEGVFKSTEGLVDVEIMQDEIYDTFEVEVDSTKVALSGVNVKQLNDILYLAFEGMQIAVKNSDIVNDQIPIYLSLSKESKKFSKKDINAIKAKLSSLKLMNKKGMMTPITELVTIVPKKSNPMIMSKNLHQMTNVIAETDMVSQVYPLIEARDTILNTFSDKYNIEKIGLFNLKLTDKNSKKIYKLIWDGEMEVTLDTFVELGAAFIAALVLIFLLMVIYYKSYALSGIILLGSFLSIIGVIIGHWIMDLFTADTFFLTATSLIGFIALIGISSRNSLLLIDFTASLMKERKMDKAEAIAYATATRAKPIFLTAAAIILASTLLAGDAVFGGLGVALIFGTVAAVIASLMVVPILLYKADLKRHFNLD; via the coding sequence ATGTTTAAAAAATTTCAAAATGCTGTATTTAACGGTATCCAAAGTCCGACAAAAAGGAAGTTAATTCTTTTTGCAACACTTATGGCTTTTATTTTATCGGTACTTATGATTGCACCGACAAAAATAGTTTTAGCAAAAATGCTTCCTGGAAAAAACAATGATACATTTACAATATATACAACTCTGGCTGAAGGAAGCTCAATTCAGCAAACCAAAGAAGTAACAGAATGTGTGGCTGATTTTATTAAAAAAGAGAAAGAGGTTCAAGATTTTGAAGTTTTTTTAGGCATGGGAGCTCCTCTGGATTTTGCAGGACTAATTAAAGGCTCTCATTTTAAAAACTCTGAAAATGTAGCTGAAATTGTTGTAAATCTTTCAAAAAAACATAATAGAGATGAGCCGTCATACTTAATGGTACAAAGAATGAGACCCGATATTCAAAAGAGTTGTGCCTCAATCTATGACAAAACAACAATCTCATTTGTAGAACCGCCTGCCGGACCTCCAGTAATGGCAGCGATAGTTGCAGAAATATATGGAAATGATGCAAATGGTATTAGAGAATTATCCAACAGAGTTGAAGGTGTCTTTAAAAGCACAGAAGGCCTTGTTGATGTGGAGATTATGCAGGATGAAATTTATGATACATTTGAAGTTGAAGTAGACAGCACTAAAGTTGCACTCTCAGGCGTAAATGTAAAACAACTCAATGACATTCTCTATTTGGCATTTGAAGGTATGCAGATTGCGGTTAAAAACTCAGACATTGTTAATGATCAGATTCCTATCTATCTCTCTCTTAGCAAAGAGTCTAAAAAATTTTCCAAAAAAGATATAAATGCGATTAAAGCAAAACTATCATCTTTAAAACTTATGAATAAAAAAGGCATGATGACACCAATTACCGAGTTAGTAACAATTGTGCCTAAAAAATCCAATCCAATGATAATGAGTAAAAACCTTCATCAAATGACAAATGTTATCGCTGAAACTGATATGGTTTCACAAGTTTATCCATTAATTGAAGCAAGAGATACTATCTTAAATACATTTAGCGATAAATATAATATTGAAAAAATTGGTCTATTTAATCTTAAACTTACTGATAAAAATAGCAAAAAAATATATAAACTAATTTGGGACGGAGAGATGGAAGTAACACTTGACACTTTCGTTGAACTTGGTGCTGCATTTATAGCTGCTCTAGTGCTTATATTTTTGCTTATGGTAATTTACTATAAAAGCTATGCTCTTAGCGGAATTATTCTTTTAGGTTCATTTTTATCAATTATAGGCGTTATTATAGGACACTGGATTATGGATCTTTTTACTGCAGACACATTTTTCTTAACTGCAACTTCTCTTATCGGTTTTATTGCTTTAATCGGCATAAGTTCAAGAAACTCTCTTCTCTTAATTGATTTTACAGCTTCACTTATGAAAGAGCGCAAGATGGATAAAGCAGAGGCGATCGCTTATGCAACGGCAACTCGTGCAAAACCGATATTTTTAACAGCAGCAGCAATTATACTTGCTTCAACGCTTTTAGCAGGGGATGCAGTATTTGGCGGTCTTGGCGTTGCTCTTATATTTGGTACCGTCGCAGCAGTTATTGCGTCGCTTATGGTTGTTCCGATACTTTTATATAAAGCAGATTTAAAGAGACATTTTAATTTAGATTAA
- a CDS encoding efflux RND transporter permease subunit, with amino-acid sequence MNIYKPTDIAGKLASGFIRNPLTIVLGFFLLAIGYLALNIMPREENPQMVVSGSTVIVALPGASAAEVQKVIVKPLERKLKEVKGVENITSMAMDNVGIVNAAFYIGEEKEDSNLKIYDKIMQNSDIFPKGAMNPIIKPLDIDVDIPVLSVAFYSHDKNMSKTELYDKVKRIQHHINGLENVAVTELKGGNKHQFNIEVDLNKLSGYNISMGQIVQGVESLSYSVPAIKNRTKDNEIIMLGVKNAIENAEDIGNIIIAQYMGSPIYLKQIAKVTDSYDIQNFKSATISKKDENGEFSPLQNQVTLTVSKLQGTNAVVIADTVKKELETYKELLRENGINYAITRNDGERANEAVNELVYHLLLSIVIIAILLVLVLGWRESLIVTFTVPAILAITLFIAYITGQSINRITLFAFLLSLGLLVDAAIIVIENIHRHFHSKESAHESVDDIMVKATDEIGPPTNIATLAIIMTMIPMAFVGQMMGQFMKPIPANVPVALIASLFVAYIFTPYLAARMLKKPDYHGEEKNNV; translated from the coding sequence ATGAATATTTATAAACCAACAGATATTGCAGGAAAATTAGCATCTGGATTTATACGAAATCCTCTTACTATAGTTCTTGGTTTCTTTTTGCTTGCTATCGGGTATTTAGCTCTTAACATTATGCCACGAGAAGAGAATCCTCAAATGGTAGTAAGCGGATCAACTGTTATTGTTGCACTTCCAGGTGCAAGCGCGGCAGAGGTTCAAAAAGTAATAGTTAAGCCTCTTGAGAGAAAACTAAAAGAGGTAAAGGGTGTAGAAAATATAACTTCAATGGCTATGGACAATGTCGGGATTGTCAATGCTGCATTTTATATCGGAGAAGAAAAAGAAGATTCAAATCTTAAAATCTATGACAAAATAATGCAAAACTCGGATATATTTCCAAAAGGGGCAATGAATCCTATAATCAAGCCGTTAGACATTGATGTAGATATACCTGTTCTTTCAGTTGCATTTTACTCTCATGATAAAAATATGAGCAAAACAGAACTCTATGATAAAGTAAAAAGAATACAGCACCATATAAACGGTCTTGAAAATGTTGCGGTAACAGAATTAAAAGGCGGCAACAAACATCAATTTAATATTGAAGTAGATCTTAATAAACTCTCCGGATATAATATTTCCATGGGACAAATCGTTCAAGGCGTAGAGTCTCTTTCATACAGTGTTCCGGCTATAAAAAACAGAACCAAAGATAATGAGATTATTATGCTTGGTGTTAAAAATGCCATAGAAAACGCTGAAGATATAGGCAATATAATTATTGCCCAATATATGGGCTCACCGATTTACTTAAAACAGATTGCAAAAGTTACAGACTCATATGATATACAAAATTTCAAATCGGCGACAATTAGCAAAAAAGATGAAAACGGAGAATTTTCACCTCTACAAAATCAAGTAACACTTACAGTATCAAAACTTCAAGGCACAAATGCAGTTGTTATAGCAGATACCGTTAAAAAAGAGTTAGAAACATATAAAGAGCTTTTACGAGAAAACGGAATCAATTATGCTATTACAAGAAATGACGGTGAAAGAGCTAATGAGGCTGTTAATGAACTGGTATATCATCTTCTTTTATCTATTGTTATTATTGCCATTTTGCTTGTTTTAGTACTTGGATGGAGAGAATCTCTTATTGTTACATTTACTGTTCCGGCAATTCTTGCTATCACACTTTTTATCGCTTATATAACCGGACAGAGTATAAATCGTATCACTCTTTTTGCATTCTTACTCTCACTCGGACTTTTAGTTGATGCTGCAATTATTGTTATAGAAAATATTCACAGACATTTTCACTCAAAAGAGTCTGCACATGAAAGTGTGGATGATATTATGGTTAAAGCAACAGATGAGATAGGTCCGCCTACAAATATAGCAACACTGGCAATTATTATGACCATGATACCTATGGCGTTTGTCGGGCAGATGATGGGACAGTTCATGAAGCCAATTCCGGCCAATGTTCCTGTAGCGCTTATTGCGTCTTTATTTGTTGCTTATATTTTCACACCTTACTTAGCAGCAAGAATGCTAAAAAAACCAGATTATCACGGCGAGGAAAAAAATAATGTTTAA
- a CDS encoding efflux RND transporter periplasmic adaptor subunit — MKKIILLLALAASLIAESITLSGTVISDNRKMITSRFMGFVTDVKVSEGDFVKKGQLLYTIDSKEIDSALTQVKLAISQAELSLQMYQNQYTNVKLNLERHKRLLEKDMVSKFEVENLMLAEQNLANMIDIAKKQVAQAKTQLEEVKNQYRYLNIKAPNDGVIVSKNINVGEMAMPGMPALVLSDLSDLKISAEISEDNLDRIQYDKKVEINIPSQNIKTDGIISAIIPSSNPMTHSFKIKISFKNVYESIYPGMYATVTID, encoded by the coding sequence ATGAAAAAAATTATACTACTTTTGGCTCTGGCAGCCTCACTGATAGCAGAAAGCATAACCCTCTCAGGCACAGTAATAAGTGATAATAGAAAGATGATTACAAGCCGTTTTATGGGCTTTGTAACAGATGTAAAAGTTTCAGAAGGTGATTTTGTAAAAAAAGGTCAGCTTCTTTATACCATTGATTCCAAAGAGATAGACTCTGCACTTACTCAGGTAAAACTGGCTATATCTCAAGCAGAACTATCGCTTCAAATGTATCAAAACCAATATACCAATGTAAAACTAAATCTTGAAAGACATAAAAGATTACTTGAAAAAGATATGGTTTCAAAGTTTGAAGTTGAAAACCTTATGCTAGCTGAACAAAATCTTGCAAATATGATAGATATAGCAAAGAAACAGGTTGCTCAAGCAAAAACTCAGTTAGAAGAGGTAAAGAATCAATACCGATATTTAAACATTAAAGCTCCAAATGACGGCGTAATTGTAAGCAAAAATATAAATGTAGGTGAGATGGCAATGCCTGGAATGCCGGCACTTGTGCTCTCTGATCTATCTGATCTTAAAATATCTGCAGAGATCTCCGAAGACAATCTAGATCGCATCCAGTATGATAAAAAAGTAGAAATTAATATTCCATCACAAAATATTAAAACTGATGGAATAATTAGTGCAATCATACCAAGCTCAAATCCTATGACGCACTCATTTAAAATAAAAATTTCATTTAAAAATGTATACGAGTCCATATATCCAGGTATGTATGCTACTGTAACTATAGATTAA
- a CDS encoding TolC family protein — protein MKNIFAFIFISFYFNISLLNASESINLDEAIEILKSQNLEIKSAQFEIEAALQDAKATSASHYGKLDFIQDFARSDDAGNVFGFKLSSREADFGDFGADEFMSNSAACQGGDMAACSRLYTDPPENLNNPEARNYFQSKLKYEVPLFTGFKISSYEDIMNSVTKLKKLEKSQVINEKIYETRKSFYDMALLEDSIANLSVILKNIETLEDMTKEMIDVGYAKKVDLLEVKAKKGNVERLISQMNANKELLYHYISFLLNQKVTSIQTPSFEMHMPSISNSDIINNNLDIQKANTGLAIQKRMVDVSESSYYPMVGAFAEIATADNTFLGDADDHKSYTIGARLTWNIFNGGADSANVEKSRLEYLKTKTQVALANNGIALKIDEIRTEIKSYEKDIESLRKELLLADEIYKNYEARYKEKLVSMSDVIIKQSEQIQKILQLQETINKRNKRIFALEKLANGEK, from the coding sequence ATGAAAAATATATTTGCTTTTATATTTATAAGTTTTTATTTTAATATATCTTTACTAAATGCTTCGGAATCTATAAATTTAGATGAAGCAATAGAGATTTTAAAATCACAAAACTTAGAGATAAAAAGTGCTCAATTTGAAATAGAAGCTGCTTTGCAGGATGCAAAAGCCACTTCGGCAAGTCATTACGGAAAATTGGATTTTATCCAGGATTTTGCCAGAAGCGATGACGCTGGAAATGTTTTTGGGTTTAAACTCTCTTCAAGAGAAGCGGATTTTGGGGATTTTGGGGCAGACGAGTTCATGTCTAACTCGGCGGCATGTCAAGGTGGTGATATGGCTGCATGTTCTAGACTCTATACCGATCCGCCGGAAAACTTAAACAATCCCGAAGCAAGAAACTACTTCCAAAGCAAACTAAAATATGAAGTGCCTCTATTTACCGGTTTTAAAATATCAAGTTATGAAGATATTATGAACTCTGTTACAAAACTTAAAAAACTTGAAAAATCACAGGTTATTAATGAAAAAATTTATGAAACAAGAAAAAGTTTCTATGATATGGCGCTTCTTGAAGACTCTATCGCAAACTTAAGTGTAATTTTAAAAAATATTGAGACATTAGAGGACATGACAAAAGAGATGATCGATGTCGGTTATGCTAAAAAAGTTGATCTGCTTGAAGTTAAAGCAAAAAAAGGAAATGTTGAGAGACTTATATCACAGATGAATGCAAATAAAGAGCTTCTATATCACTATATAAGTTTTTTACTCAATCAAAAAGTGACATCGATTCAAACACCATCATTTGAGATGCATATGCCCTCTATCTCAAACAGCGATATTATAAATAACAATTTAGATATTCAAAAAGCAAATACCGGACTTGCTATTCAAAAAAGAATGGTTGATGTTTCAGAATCATCTTATTATCCAATGGTTGGAGCTTTTGCAGAAATTGCAACTGCCGATAATACATTTTTAGGCGATGCTGACGATCATAAGTCATACACAATTGGCGCAAGACTTACATGGAATATATTTAACGGTGGAGCAGACAGCGCAAATGTTGAGAAATCAAGACTTGAATATCTAAAGACCAAAACACAGGTAGCTCTTGCAAACAATGGTATCGCCCTTAAAATTGATGAAATAAGAACTGAGATAAAAAGTTATGAAAAAGATATAGAATCACTAAGAAAAGAGTTGCTTTTAGCTGATGAAATTTACAAAAACTATGAAGCAAGATACAAAGAAAAACTAGTTTCTATGAGTGATGTAATAATTAAACAATCCGAACAGATTCAAAAAATATTGCAACTGCAAGAAACAATAAATAAACGAAACAAAAGAATTTTCGCACTTGAAAAATTAGCAAATGGAGAAAAATAA
- a CDS encoding type III pantothenate kinase: MENSIMILCDIGNTTYHFLDKEREYKESVKLFDPSSFKDIVFYICVNVEAKKLLKHLKNWIDLSQYIDFSKYYATMGIDRIMACEAITQGVVVDAGSAVTVDIVKNSKFEGGFIYPGIKAIGKTYKNISNALDYSFNFELDLDKMPKNSRDAISYGYLKLLQSEVKSYNMDIYLTGGDAKEFVKIFPDSFVDEMLLFKGMKNIMKKADIC; this comes from the coding sequence GTGGAAAATTCAATAATGATTTTGTGTGATATTGGAAATACAACATACCATTTTCTTGATAAAGAGAGAGAGTACAAAGAGAGTGTCAAACTTTTTGACCCGTCATCTTTTAAAGACATAGTTTTTTATATCTGCGTAAATGTTGAGGCAAAAAAGCTTTTAAAGCATTTAAAAAATTGGATTGATTTATCACAATATATTGATTTTTCAAAATATTATGCAACTATGGGTATCGATAGAATCATGGCATGTGAAGCGATAACTCAAGGGGTTGTTGTTGATGCAGGCAGTGCTGTTACGGTAGATATAGTAAAAAATTCAAAATTTGAAGGCGGTTTTATCTATCCTGGAATCAAAGCAATAGGTAAAACTTATAAAAATATATCAAATGCACTTGATTACTCATTTAATTTTGAGCTTGATTTGGATAAAATGCCAAAAAATTCTCGTGACGCCATAAGTTATGGTTACTTAAAACTGCTGCAAAGCGAAGTAAAATCATACAATATGGATATATATCTAACCGGCGGAGATGCCAAAGAGTTTGTAAAAATATTTCCAGACTCATTTGTAGATGAGATGCTGCTATTTAAAGGAATGAAAAATATTATGAAAAAGGCTGATATATGCTAA
- the hisG gene encoding ATP phosphoribosyltransferase, with product MLTVALPKGRIAQETLEIFETIFGDSFAFDDRKLILETPKFRFLLVRNQDVATYVFHQAADIGVVGLDTLEEQGLDIIRLLDLKRGICKVSIGMKKGDVFDLNKPEIKVASKMVNITKRYFEERAVSVDIIKLYGSIELAPLIGLADMIVDVVETGATMKQNGLEVVQDIMTSSTYLIANKNSYIAKKDEVLDIYEKINAVVEAERKS from the coding sequence ATGCTAACAGTTGCACTTCCAAAAGGTCGTATTGCACAAGAAACTTTAGAAATTTTTGAGACCATTTTCGGTGACAGTTTTGCATTTGATGACAGAAAACTTATATTAGAGACTCCAAAGTTTCGTTTTTTACTCGTAAGAAATCAAGATGTTGCGACCTATGTCTTTCACCAAGCAGCAGATATCGGTGTAGTGGGACTTGATACGCTTGAAGAGCAGGGGCTTGACATTATCCGCCTTTTAGATTTGAAACGCGGTATCTGTAAAGTCTCTATTGGGATGAAAAAGGGTGATGTTTTTGATCTTAATAAACCTGAAATCAAAGTGGCATCAAAAATGGTAAATATTACAAAACGGTACTTTGAAGAGCGTGCGGTTTCTGTTGATATTATTAAACTCTATGGCTCGATTGAACTGGCACCGCTTATCGGGCTTGCAGATATGATAGTAGATGTTGTTGAAACCGGTGCTACAATGAAGCAAAACGGGCTTGAAGTTGTTCAGGATATTATGACATCATCAACTTATCTTATTGCAAATAAAAACAGCTATATCGCAAAAAAAGATGAAGTTTTAGATATATATGAAAAGATAAATGCGGTTGTAGAAGCTGAGAGAAAATCATAG